The Episyrphus balteatus chromosome 4, idEpiBalt1.1, whole genome shotgun sequence genome includes a window with the following:
- the LOC129919981 gene encoding uncharacterized protein LOC129919981 gives MSKFNEDELHPPSWMDEKFFTEVLKKCEKSDKISVKEVKISPASAQGDHYASVMFRGAVTYDTPKSKGISKSLIIKTMPELEGTKKDMLGESYIFETEIAMYSETIPKLEAELRKIGDQTVLQAGVLYHSLEPRKVIIFEDICPKGYQVLRDRHCNMDEVKLAFLKLAKWHAVSYKLAAEGDTSVTGYKESFLAFKDIEEMPFMTQGIENFINKINTIDDLKQYVPKLRAIQKDVLKRSINSTKIAQQKGSEGVFVLCHGDFHRKNMMFKHFSDGKIEDVMLIDFQVSYYGPAVLDVLYGMYMLVDENMRLNCYDEIIHYYSSNFIDTLKKLKFQGEIPKISDFFIDVLRHRHWELFLMSSFLPMWIAFATGDLNPDDIMTSDEARKNVYESEEYINEVRKLLPRMLYRGYLE, from the exons ATGAGTAAATTCAACGAAGATGAATTACATCCTCCAAGTTGGATGGATGAGAAATTTTTCACAGAAGTTTTGAAGAAATgtgaaaaatctgataaaatttcG gtaaaagaaGTGAAAATATCACCAGCATCAGCTCAAGGTGATCACTATGCAAGTGTTATGTTCCGAGGAGCTGTTACTTATGATACACCAAAATCCAAAGGTATATCGAAATCTCTGATTATCAAAACTATGCCAGAATTGGAAGGCACTAAAAAGGATATGCTGGGAGAATCGTACATTTTTGAAACAGAAATTGCGATGTATTCAGAAACAATACCGAAATTAGAAGCTGAATTGAGGAAAATTGGTGATCAAACAGTATTGCAAGCTGG AGTTTTGTACCACTCTCTGGAACCAAGGAAGGTCATAATTTTCGAGGATATTTGTCCCAAAGGATATCAAGTGTTGCGAGACAGACATTGTAATATGGATGAAGTCAAATTGGCATTTTTGAAACTTGCCAAATGGCATGCTGTGAGCTATAAACTTGCTGCTgag GGTGATACTTCAGTAACCGGCTATAAGGAAAGTTTTCTAGCATTCAAAGATATCGAAGAAATGCCATTTATGACACAAGGAATTGAAAacttcataaataaaataaacacaatTGATGATCTAAAACAATATGTACCGAAATTGCGTGCAATTCAAAAAGATGTGCTGAAACGTTCgataaattcaacaaaaatcgCTCAACAAAAAGGATCTGAGGGAGTATTTGTTCTCTGTCATGGGGATTTCCATCGAAAGAATATgatgtttaaacatttttcggaTGGTAAAATTGAAGATGTGATGTTG ATTGATTTTCAAGTGTCCTATTATGGACCAGCAGTATTGGATGTTCTTTATGGAATGTATATGCTCGTAGATGAAAATATGCGATTAAATTGTTACGATGAAATAATTCACTACTACagttcaaattttattgatactttgaaaaagctgaaatttcaaggagaaattccaaaaatttctGATTTCTTTATTGATGTTTTACGACACAGGCATTGGG aattatttttgatgTCTTCATTCTTGCCAATGTGGATTGCATTTGCAACTGGTGATCTAAATCCTGATGATATTATGACATCTGACGAAGCccgaaaaaatgtttatgagAGTGAAGAATATATCAATGAAGTTAGAAAACTTTTACCTAGAATGTTGTATAGGGGATatttagaataa